Proteins encoded within one genomic window of Diorhabda sublineata isolate icDioSubl1.1 chromosome 1, icDioSubl1.1, whole genome shotgun sequence:
- the LOC130441371 gene encoding uncharacterized protein LOC130441371: MENEEHQLGKPFKITNRSREIKKGVVAESLEDLTSKVRSKLNIEENENVTVVLEVDGTEIDDEEYFSTLDSNTSLMILTQSENWVPPSPPCRLNIDQVDDTKGGTELVGLVDRLKSNLCHLSLLGGAELELLSDMDPESLVDITFPDRIFLENLKEASGRYLVEKRQAQDAMDLLRLYQEKENDGGN, translated from the exons atggaaaacgAAGAACACCAATTAGGTAAACCGTTTAAAATAACTAACCGATCGCGGGAAATAAAAAAAGGTGTAGTAGCTGAATCTTTGGAAGATCTAACCTCAAAAGTTCGTTCTAAATTAAATATCGAAGAAAACGAAAATGTGACTGTCGTTTTGGAAGTTGACGGTACAGAAATCGACGACGAGGAATATTTCAGTACATTAGACTCAAACACGAGTTTAATGATACTTACCCAATCGGAAAATTGGGTACCTCCAAGTCCTCCCTGTCGACTAAACATTGATCAAGTTGATGATACCAAGGGTGGAACTGAACTAGTAGGATTG GTTGATCGTTTAAAAAGTAACCTTTGTCATCTTTCGTTACTGGGTGGTGCAGAATTAGAACTGTTGAGCGATATGGATCCGGAATCGTTGGTCGATATCACTTTTCCCgatagaatttttttggaaaatttaaaagaagcTTCAGGGCGTTATTTAGTGGAAAAAAGACAAGCTCAAGATGCCATGGATTTGTTGAGGTTGTACCAAGAGAAAGAGAACGATGGCGGGAATTAG
- the LOC130448318 gene encoding guanine nucleotide-binding protein subunit gamma-1-like, whose protein sequence is MDMVVSNLQQQRSVTEQLRREAAIKRMPVSMAVKDIIKYITEHAQDDCLLVGFSSQRVNPFREKTPCTLL, encoded by the coding sequence ATGGACATGGTTGTCTCCAATCTTCAACAGCAACGTTCCGTAACGGAACAACTTCGTAGAGAAGCCGCTATTAAAAGGATGCCAGTTTCCATGGCCGTTAAGGACATAATTAAATACATCACCGAACATGCGCAAGACGATTGTCTCCTTGTAGGATTTTCCAGTCAACGAGTTAACCCTTTCAGGGAAAAAACACCCTGTAcgttattgtaa
- the LOC130440541 gene encoding prefoldin subunit 3, protein MEVESNKSDLGDKKSYAGIPEAEFVEDVEAYMQRSENGGNVDDVLKRLDSQHAKYKFMEYNLLSKKKRLLNQVPELKRSLTMIEKLEQEKEDFETQFLLSEQVFARAKVSPTNTVCLWLGANVMLEYTLEDAKKLLTENIAVATRNLSYVEHDLDFLRDQFTTTEVNMARVFNWNVKKRQEKANAK, encoded by the exons atggaagtagaATCAAATAAATCGGATTTAGGTGATAAGAAATCTTATGCGGGTATCCCAGAAGCAGAATTTGTg GAAGATGTAGAGGCTTACATGCAACGATCTGAAAACGGTGGAAACGTCGACGACGTTCTAAAAAGATTAGATAGTCAACATGCCAAATACAAATTTATGGAGTACAATTTACTATCTAAAAAAAAGAGATTACTAAATCAAGTACCGGAATTAAAAAGATCCCTTACGATGATCGAGAAACTGGAGCAAGAAAAAGAGGATTTTGAAACGCAGTTTCTCCTTAGTGAACAAGTTTTTGCTAGAGCTAAAGTATCTCCTACTAATACTGTATGTTTATGGCTAGGTGCAAATGTCATGTTGGAATATACTTTAGAGGATgctaaaaaattgttaacaGAAAACATCGCGGTGGCTACGAGAAATTTGAGTTACGTGGAACACGACTTGGACTTTCTTAG ggATCAGTTTACTACTACCGAAGTTAATATGGCACGTGTGTTTAATTGGAATGTTAAGAAGCGTCAGGAGAAAGCAAAtgctaaatga
- the LOC130443093 gene encoding c-Myc-binding protein translates to MSTPQTYKPSEAKREEFRKYLEKAGIMDALTKVLVSLYEEIDKPEDALNYIIDQLSLQAGLETHKMLNAKLEEVTMQCKALQEELSTLKTAEEVPNTAVEAPEGGEAPEEEAPPAPAEEVPPVEAPEETPQ, encoded by the exons ATGAGTACCCCTCAAACTTATaag CCCTCTGAAGCAAAAAGAGAAGAGTTccgaaaatatttagaaaaagcTGGGATAATGGATGCCTTAACGAAAGTATTAGTTAGCCTTTACGAAGAAATTGACAAACCAGAAGATGCTTTAAA ttatataATTGATCAACTATCGCTTCAAGCAGGATTAGAAACCCACAAAATGTTAAACGCTAAATTAGAAGAAGTCACTATGCAATGTAAAGCTTTACAAGAGGAACTTTCAACATTGAAAACTGCCGAAGAAGTACCTAACACCGCGGTTGAAGCACCAGAAGGGGGCGAAGCCCCAGAAGAAGAAGCTCCACCCGCTCCCGCTGAGGAAGTCCCACCTGTGGAAGCACCAGAAGAAACTCCTCAATAG
- the LOC130442911 gene encoding membrane-bound transcription factor site-2 protease: MDITTAIIVIFVIYGILMFFDNFFKTCAHYPYIKFLEGTGFQIKFLTIKWQTKAFNRTIIRWGSNKPHFWNAWFNTGLYVNLVLLPISITLLLYSILQHFLISNEQNSNFVLEPVIPGFNLPASEIGYYSATLIVASIVHELGHALAAVMEDVNLIDVGVSIFFLLPVAYVNLATEKLFSIERKKTLRILCAGIWHNVVLSTIALILYLLLPLIFSGNFYVNNGVTVTNVAKNSPLIGSKGLVPGDVILKINNCRISNEESYYECFNDMNTHQVAFCIDAELIHNLDESIPLKHSTNGNLDCCDGTKFENICFEYLENNDRILELPAHVCLPARKVIEKSTFCTQTLHVCPKNKYCFKPMPGNSTYLMKLTCKNKIVIYLGHPGDVYKTVQISPYIPKFIFTTTIVPDCITKFTKYIVVISFGLAVVNIIPFMYMDGQYILEVLGYILLRKKMGKTQYKVTVSVITVFFTLILFIHCITFLYKQIFI, encoded by the exons ATGGATATTACAACCGCAATTATTGTCATATTCGTTATTTACGGCATATTAAtgttctttgataattttttcaaa ACATGCGCCCATTATCCCTACATCAAATTTTTAGAAGGAACaggatttcaaataaaatttttaacaataaaatggCAAACTAAAGCTTTTAATAGGACTATTATTCGATGGGGTTCCAACAAACCACATTTTTGGAATGCGTGGTTTAACACAGGTCTTTACGTTAATTTAGTACTTCTACCAATAtctattactttattattatatagtatacttcaacattttttaataagtaaTGAACAAAATTCGAATTTTGTATTAGAACCAGTTATACCAGGATTTAATTTACCTGCATCTGAAATTGGTTATTATAGCGCTACTTTAATAGTTGCTAGTATAGTACACGAACTAGGACATGCTCTAGCTGCGGTAATGGAAGATGTGAATTTAATAGACGTCGGtgttagtatattttttttactgccTGTAGCTTATGTAAATTTAGCTACAgagaaactattttcaattgAACGTAAAAAAACTCTTCGAATTCTTTGTGCTGGTATTTGGCATAACGTCGTACTTTCCACGATAGCTTTAATCTTATATTTACTACTACCTTTAATATTTAGTGGTAATTTTTACGTAAATAACGGCGTTACTGTAACAAATGTAGCGAAAAATTCACCCCTTATAGGAAGTAAAGGTTTAGTGCCGGGTGatgtgattttaaaaataaacaactgcAGAATATCAAACGAAGAAAGTTATTATGAGTGTTTTAATGATATGAACACTCATCAAGTAGCGTTTTGCATTGACGCTGAGTTAATTCATAATTTAGACGAAAGTATACCGTTAAAACATTCTACTAATGGGAATTTGGATTGTTGTGACGGTActaaattcgaaaatatttgtttcgaatatttagaaaataatgataGAATATTGGAACTCCCTGCTCATGTTTGCTTACCGGCAAgaaaagttatagaaaaatcaactttttgtACACAAACTCTTCATGTTTGCCCAAAAAATAAGTATTGTTTCAAACCGATGCCGGGGAATTCtacatatttaatgaaattaacttGTAAGAATAAGATTGTTATATATTTAGGGCACCCTGGGGATGTGTATAAAACCGTACAAATCTCCCcatatattccaaaatttatttttactacaACAATTGTACCAGATTGTATAACAAAGTTTACCAAATACATCGTAGTTATTTCTTTTGGACTTGCCGTCGTTAATATAATACCTTTTATGTATATGGATGGTCAGTATATATTAGAAGTTTTGGGGTACATTTTACTTCGAAAAAAAATGGGAAAGACTCAATATAAGGTTACTGTATCGGtaataacagtttttttcactttaatattatttattcattgtataacgtttttgtataaacaaatttttatataa
- the LOC130442919 gene encoding LYR motif-containing protein 2 translates to MSNLQKPVLSLKQFILKQEVKNLYRRIFRAIREVKDENHRKELKLWARTDFRNNANYTDEITIKMCIKYGERCLKELETSLNLSK, encoded by the exons atgtCGAATCTTCAGAAACCTGTCTTAAGTTTAAAACAA tttattttaaaacaagaaGTTAAGAATTTATACAGACGGATATTTCGTGCTATTAGGGAAGTTAAAGATGAAAATCAtaggaaagaattgaaattatggGCTAGAACTGATTTTAGAAACAACGCTAATTACACTGATGAAATTACTATAAAAATGTGTATTAAATATGGCGAAAGGTGCTTAAAAGAATTAGAAACTAgcttaaatttatcaaaatag
- the LOC130441824 gene encoding zinc finger protein 124-like — protein METVIIALDLDKVCRVCLLESSTMFSIYSELLEQHSDEKMPTICEILVNISNINIRNDENLPSMICAKCIDCAHSAYKFQQQCNKSQYLLDSYLEQIKNFTPKDDNQVPNMNEVKILETFPSDNNDLLQEGDLLNDSLNFMKDDYLLDVGNDIKDDSDDLKSCIPLGEDTVDQLIQDNLKLGNLELISPKMDFSLHIKEEETNKPFKDMQNMNYYRNITKSGDLFYDCNICEQSFKLPNQLKLHLKSHNEDKPFVCTECRKGFKVYGSLMHHARNHSGEKAFQCKECGKRYRQSGTLTAHMRIHTGSKPYLCSICGRGFRQAPDLTYHMRTHTKEKPYMCNVCGKTMSMQCHLVQHMRSHTGEKPFKCFICDKAFPSSTRLKRHSIVHTNLKPFKCTICDKSFNRSSSLKVHTKIHNGVKSHSCPICQKSFLWAHSLRAHLLTHSKNSEIELEEPSGELSTINDDKTPENETFAIISNGNCDSRNESFQICALSAEDGCEHVDTFTLYASGDNRLSNLGNLSSLSM, from the exons atggaaaCAGTTATCATAGCTTTGGATTTAGATAAAGTATGTCGCGTGTGTTTATTAGAATCTAGTACAATGTTTTCGATTTATAGTGAATTATTAGAACAGCATTCCGACGAGAAAATGCCGACGATATGTGAAATACTCGTTAATATATCTAACATAAAT aTTCGTAACGACGAAAATTTACCGAGCATGATATGTGCTAAATGCATAGATTGCGCTCACAGTGCAtataaatttcaacaacaatgcAACAAATCCCAATATTTACTCGATTCTTACttagaacaaattaaaaatttcactcCAAAAGATGATAATCAAGTTCCAAATATGaatgaagtgaaaatattagaaacattTCCATCTGATAACAACGATTTATTACAAGAAGGAGATCTGCTTAATGATAGCTTGAATTTTAtgaaagatgattatttactaGACGTTGGAAATGATATTAAAGATGACTCTGatgatttaaaaagttgtatACCATTGGGAGAAGACACCGTAGATCAATTGATACAAGATAATCTAAAATTAGGTAACCTGGAACTCATATCACCAAAGATGGATTTTAGTCTCCATATTAAGGAAGAGGAAACAAATAAACCATTCAAGGATAtgcaaaatatgaattattaccGAAATATCACAAAATCCGGTGACTTG TTCTATGATTGCAACATCTGCGAACAATCTTTTAAATTACCCAACCAATTAAAACTCCACTTAAAGTCTCACAACGAGGATAAACCATTTGTTTGCACGGAATGTCGGAAGGGATTTAAAGTATATGGTTCCCTGATGCATCATGCCCGTAATCATTCAGGGGAAAAGGCATTTCAATGTAAAGAATGTGGGAAACGGTACAGGCAATCTGGTACACTTACCGCGCACATGAGGATACATACTG GTTCTAAACCATATTTGTGCTCGATTTGTGGCAGAGGGTTCAGACAAGCTCCAGATTTGACTTACCATATGAGGACCCATACCAAAGAAAAACCGTACATGTGTAATGTGTGCGGGAAAACGATGTCTATGCAGTGTCACTTAGTGCAACATATGAGATCGCACACTGGAGAAAAACCCTTCAAATGTTT TATATGCGATAAGGCATTCCCGTCATCGACAAGACTGAAACGCCATTCCATAGTCCACACCAACTTGAAACCGTTCAAGTGCACAATCTGTGATAAATCTTTCAACAGAAGCAGCAGTTTGAAAGTCCATACGAAAATCCACAATGGCGTCAAATCCCATTCGTGTCCGATATGCCAGAAGAGCTTCCTATGGGCGCATTCTCTTCGAGCGCACCTTCTAACCCATTCGAAAAACTCCGAAATCGAACTAGAGGAACCTTCCGGTGAATTGTCGACCATCAACGACGATAAAACCCCCGAGAACGAAACGTTCGCGATAATATCCAACGGAAACTGCGATTCCAGAAACGAATCTTTTCAAATATGCGCGTTGAGCGCCGAGGATGGATGCGAACACGTCGACACGTTTACTTTGTATGCATCGGGCGACAATCGATTGTCAAATCTTGGAAATCTTTCATCCCTCAGTATGTAA
- the LOC130445858 gene encoding exostosin-2, with translation MTVPTKIAISKVYNFTKTSIYNKYKNFFFVLLIVSIFIALSVPLANFTSDATKNYENIDFRNLQNLPLVKLTNGVTTVTPRNTQCTHWDCFNVYRCGHTGHDRIAVYVYPLKKYVDENGVPATEHLSKEYYYLLNSVIKSKYYTANPEEACVFIPSIDTLNQDRIRLNLTSTALSSLPYWNGGENHLIFNMVSGSPPDFSPVVELDVGKALIAGGGFDTYTFRNRFDISLPVFSPMAKSALVKNTSNERHWLVTSSQLNIDPFFLSELQKLRYRHHENLLILDSCHRHSYNRRCDIETGKTFDYPDVLKGSVFCVIFRGERMGQFILLEAMAANCIPVIIADGHVMPFRDIIDWKRFSVFVMENHVATLMDVLNNISKKRIKEMQKNLLYIYQKYFSNMKKIAITTLDILQERIFPHHSRTYDEINLISEEINNNPLFFPMTSPKSHGFSAVILTYDRIESLFLLIERLSKVPSLMKIIVVWNNQKKNPPSISEFPKINKPINVIRTKANKLSNRFYPYKEIETEAILHIDDDIVMLTSDEIEFAYEVWREFPDRIVGFPSRTHIWDNVTNTWRYESEWTNKISMVLTGAAFLHKYWSFLYTTYLPAEIKNWVDEHMNCEDIAMNFLVANVTNKPPIKVTPRKKFKCPECASNEMLSADLGHMVERSQCIDKFEKAFGRMPLKSVEFRADPVLFKDPFPEKLKRFNDIGSL, from the exons ATGACGGTTCCTACAAAAATCGCTATATCTAAAGTATACAACTTCACGAAAACCTCcatttacaataaatacaaaaatttcttctttgtGTTACTTATCGTTTCTATATTTATAGCCCTTTCAGTTCCTTTAGCGAATTTTACTAGTGACGCGacaaaaaattacgaaaatatcgatttcagAAACTTACAAAATCTACCTCTAGTGAAATTAACAAACGGTGTTACTACAGTGACTCCTAGAAATACACAGTGTACTCATTGGGATTGTTTTAATGTTTATCGGTGTGGTCATACAGGACACGATAGGATAGCAGTGTATGTGtatccattaaaaaaatatgtggatGAAAATGGAGTACCAGCTACAGAGCACTTATCCAAAGAATACTATTATCTACTTAATTCTGTGATCAAGTCAAAATACTACACAGCTAACCCCGAAGAAGCCTGTGTATTTATTCCATCCATAGATACCCTTAATCAAGATAGAATTCGATTGAACTTGACTTCAACAGCATTAAGTTCCCTTCCTTA TTGGAACGGAGGGGAAAATCATCTGATATTCAACATGGTATCCGGCAGTCCGCCGGATTTTTCGCCGGTAGTAGAACTGGACGTCGGTAAGGCGTTGATAGCCGGCGGTGGTTTCGATACATATACTTTTCGAAATAGATTCGACATTTCCTTACCGGTGTTTAGTCCGATGGCGAAATCGGCTCTAGTCAAAAACACATCAAACGAAAGACATTGGCTAGTCACATCCTCCCAATTAAACATTGATCCGTTTTTTCTCTCCGAACTCCAAAAACTCCGTTACCGCCATCACGAAAATCTGTTAATACTCGATTCTTGCCATCGACATTCATATAATCGAAGATGTGATATAGAAACTGGTAAAACTTTCGATTATCCTGACGTATTGAAAGGATCCGTATTCTGTGTGATATTTCGCGGCGAAAGGATGGGACAGTTCATTCTGTTGGAAGCTATGGCCGCTAATTGTATACCGGTTATAATAGCCGACGGTCACGTGATGCCCTTTCGAGATATAATCGATTGGAAACGATTTTCCGTTTTCGTTATGGAAAATCACGTCGCTACATTAATGGACGTATTAAAtaacatttccaaaaaaaggataaaagaaatgcaaaaaaatctattgtacatttatcaaaaatatttttcaaatatgaaaaaaatcgcCATAACTACTTTGGATATTCTACAGGAAAGGATATTTCCCCATCATAGTAGGACGTACGacgaaattaatttaatatctGAAGAG atcAACAATAATCCCTTGTTTTTTCCAATGACTTCACCGAAATCACATGGGTTTTCAGCTGTGATTTTAACTTACGATAGAATAGAAAGTTTGTTTCTTCTAATAGAAAGGTTATCTAAAGTTCCCAGTCTGATGAAAATAATCGTGGTATGGAACAATCAAAAAAAGAACCCGCCTTCAA TATCcgaatttccaaaaattaataaacccATAAACGTAATACGAACGAAAGCTAATAAATTATCGAATCGCTTTTATCCTTATAAGGAAATTGAAACAGAAGCAATTTTACACATTGACGATGATATCGTCATGCTAACGTCTGATGAAATTGAATTTGCTTATGAAGTATGGCGCGAATTCCCAGATCGAATAGTGG gTTTTCCATCCAGGACTCATATTTGGGACAATGTAACTAATACCTGGAGATACGAATCCGAATGGACGAACAAAATATCGATGGTTTTAACAGGAGCGGCTTTTCTGCATAAATATTGGAGCTTTTTGTACACCACGTATTTACCtgcggaaataaaaaattgggtAGACGAACACATGAACTGCGAAGACATAGCCATGAATTTTTTAGTAGCAAACGTGACTAATAAACCGCCCATCAAg gtaactccgagaaaaaaattcaaatgtccCGAATGTGCCAGCAACGAGATGTTATCGGCCGATTTGGGTCATATGGTGGAACGTTCCCAATGTATAGATAAATTCGAGAAAGCTTTCGGGAGAATGCCGCTCAAATCGGTCGAGTTTAGAGCCGATCCTGTGCTTTTTAAAGATCCCTTCCCCGAAAAATTGAAACGTTTCAATGATATTGGCAGCTTATAA
- the LOC130445878 gene encoding uncharacterized protein LOC130445878, producing the protein MEFKKRTIYLTIRYLDDSTDNPNTVKKIIEVSPHTDPNNLKTELYKICNISNEKVMKIRNGEGDLVPISFLADPDVPDKYFQLDITNVSYIDRPAASLLQDAYVDAVQQKIRTLESRIAQSELLLPQLEWRRQAYMEDTVNGLLYKVGFLNRRFDELLPQCRPKHTETMA; encoded by the exons atggaattCAAAAAACGCACAATTTATTTGACAATAAGATATTTAGACGATTCCA CTGATAATCCTAATACAGTGAAGAAGATTATCGAAGTGTCTCCACATACAGATccgaataatttaaaaacagaattatacaaaatttgtaatatttctaatgaaaaagtgatgaaaataCGTAATGGTGAAGGCGATTTAGTACCAATATCGTTTTTAGCTGATCCTGATGTACCAGACAA atacTTTCAACTTGACATTACGAATGTGTCATATATTG ATAGACCCGCGGCGAGTCTCCTACAAGACGCTTACGTCGACGCAGTTCAACAAAAGATCAGAACTTTGGAAAGTCGTATAGCACAATCCGAATTACTTCTACCCCAATTGGAATGGCGCAGACAAGCCTACATGGAAGATACCGTGAATGGTTTACTTTATAAAGTTGGATTTTTGAACAGGAGATTCGACGAATTGTTACCCCAATGTAGACCTAAACACACGGAAACAATGGCttaa
- the LOC130445868 gene encoding 60S ribosomal protein L18a → MKAKGELKEYEVIGRKLPTEKEKTTPLYKMRIFAPDPIVAKSRFWYFLRQLRKFKKTTGEIVSVRQIPEKTPVKIKNFGIWLRYDSRSGTHNMYREYRDLSVSGAVTACYRDMGARHRARAHAIQIIKVEEVKASNTRRPQVKQFHDSKIRFPLPKRIQHRSMNRFSVRKPRTYFL, encoded by the exons ATGAAAGCCAAAGGAGAG TTGAAAGAATATGAAGTTATCGGGCGCAAATTGCCTACCGAAAAGGAGAAAACTACTCCTTTATACAAAATGAGAATCTTTGCTCCCGATCCAATTGTAGCAAAATCTCGTTTCTGGTACTTCTTGAGACAacttagaaaatttaaaaaaacaacagGAGAAATTGTATCTGTACGACAGATACCCGAAAAAACTccagttaaaattaaaaactttggtATCTGGCTAAGATACGATTCCCGTTCAGGTACACACAACATGTATAGGGAGTATCGCGACCTCAGCGTATCCGGAGCCGTTACAGCTTGTTATAGAGATATGGGGGCCCGTCATAGAGCTAGAGCTCATGCAATTCAG ATAATTAAAGTTGAGGAAGTGAAAGCTTCCAATACTAGAAGACCTCAAGTAAAACAATTCCATGATTCGAAGATCCGTTTCCCGTTACCAAAACGAATCCAGCACAGATCGATGAATCGGTTCTCAGTTCGCAAACCGAGAACATATTTCTTgtaa
- the LOC130440952 gene encoding adrenodoxin-like protein 1, mitochondrial, translating into MNMMNSMKFFRKLLQHPSKTTTYCTTNVKYFRTTLTDLHGEYEWLDPKSEDEVVNITIINKDGEKFPIRGKVGDNLLYLAHRYQIPMEGACEASLACTTCHVYIQSNHSDILAEPTETEEDLLDMAPFLKENSRLGCQITLDKNLEGLVVGLPKATRNFYVDGHTPKPH; encoded by the exons atgaatatGATGAATAGTATGAAATTCTTTCGGAAATTATTGCAACACCCATCAAAAACTACTACATATTGTACTACGAACGTTAAATATTTTCGTACAACACTAA CTGATTTACATGGAGAATATGAATGGTTGGATCCAAAGTCGGAAGACGAAGt AGTTAATATAACGATAATAAATAAAGACGGGGAGAAATTTCCTATAAGAGGGAAAGTTGGTGATAATCTCTTGTATTTAGCTCATAGATATCAAATACCGATGGAAGGTGCTTGTGAAGCGTCTTTGGCTTGCACCACTTGCCATGTTTATATTCAGAGTAACCATTCAGACATTCTAGCAGAACCGACAGAAACTGAGGAAGATTTGTTGGATATGGCACCATTTCTGAAGGAAAATTCTCGCCTAGGGTGCCAAATTACGTTAGACAAAAATTTGGAGGGTCTAGTCGTCGGATTACCAAAAGCTACAAGGAATTTTTATGTAGACGGACATACACCCAAACCGCAttaa
- the LOC130440960 gene encoding NADH dehydrogenase [ubiquinone] 1 beta subcomplex subunit 5, mitochondrial, whose product MGVLSTLRILNRLSKLTFKNEGSKRLMSDHKVFPLQPSRWQWIKFKDYFHYYVMLGVIPCTLVVTWANIFIGPSTLSEIPEGYTPKFYEYQRSPITRFFAKYICRDPQQEYEKYLAFVFMEDEKMKIRALEAKIKQKMAERNDYQAYYYRPIAAKYHRITREAADYLETIRGE is encoded by the exons ATGGGAGTGCTCAGTACTTTAAGAATCTTGAATCGACTATCAAAGTTAACGTTTAAAAATGAAG gATCGAAAAGGTTGATGTCTGATCATAAAGTCTTCCCATTACAACCCTCTCGATGGCAATGGATAAAATTCAAGGATTATTTCCATTACTATGTAATGTTAGGAGTAATACCTTGCACCCTAGTTGTTACATGGGCAAATATATTTATCGGACCTTCAACTTTATCTGAAATTCCCGAAGGATATACCCCGAAATTCTACGAGTACCAGAGG agtCCCATAACTAGATTTTTTGCCAAGTATATTTGCAGAGACCCCCAGCAGGAATACGAGAAATATTTAGCGTTTGTTTTTATGGAAGACGAAAAGATGAAAATAAG GGCTCTCGAAGCGAAAATTAAGCAGAAAATGGCTGAAAGAAATGATTACCAAGCATATTATTATCGCCCTATTGCTGCTaaatatcatagaataacaagAGAAGCTGCAGATTATTTGGAAACTATCAGAGGAGAATAA